One segment of Coffea arabica cultivar ET-39 chromosome 7c, Coffea Arabica ET-39 HiFi, whole genome shotgun sequence DNA contains the following:
- the LOC113699948 gene encoding mitochondrial uncoupling protein 5, with amino-acid sequence MGLKGFLEGGIASIVAGCSTHPLDLIKVRMQLQGESPVPKPAAQALRPALAFHPAAGQVSHPHIHVPSPSLRPPPPRVGPIAVGVKIVQQEGVAALFSGVSATVLRQTLYSTTRMGLYDVLKQKWTDPHTNKMPLDRKIAAGLIAGAVGAAVGNPADVAMVRMQADGRLPVDLRRNYKSVVDAIGQMAKTEGVGSLWRGSSLTVNRAMVVTASQLASYDQIKESILETGLMKDGLGTHVTASFAAGFVAAVASNPVDVIKTRVMNMKVEPGMAPPYSGAVDCAMKTIKAEGPLALYKGFIPTISRQGPFTVVLFVTLEQVRKLFKEF; translated from the coding sequence atgggtttgaaaggctttcttgAAGGAGGCATAGCTTCAATAGTGGCTGGATGCTCCACCCACCCGCTGGACCTCATCAAGGTCCGAATGCAACTTCAGGGAGAATCCCCCGTCCCCAAACCGGCTGCTCAAGCGCTCCGACCAGCTCTAGCCTTCCACCCTGCAGCTGGTCAGGTTTCTCATCCTCACATTCACGTCCCTTCTCCATCTCTTCGTCCGCCGCCGCCCCGCGTGGGACCCATTGCCGTGGGAGTCAAGATTGTCCAGCAAGAAGGGGTCGCCGCGTTGTTTTCCGGCGTCTCCGCCACCGTCCTCCGCCAGACTCTTTACTCCACCACCCGCATGGGACTTTATGATGTTCTGAAGCAAAAATGGACCGACCCACATACCAACAAGATGCCTCTGGATAGAAAAATCGCTGCTGGGCTCATCGCCGGCGCGGTTGGAGCGGCCGTCGGGAACCCCGCTGACGTGGCCATGGTCCGCATGCAAGCCGATGGTCGGCTCCCGGTGGATCTGCGGCGCAATTACAAGAGCGTGGTTGACGCGATTGGTCAAATGGCTAAAACCGAGGGAGTTGGCAGCCTGTGGCGCGGTTCATCCCTTACGGTGAACCGCGCTATGGTGGTGACGGCATCACAGCTGGCATCATATGATCAGATCAAGGAATCGATATTGGAAACGGGTCTGATGAAGGATGGGCTTGGGACCCACGTGACCGCCAGCTTCGCCGCGGGGTTCGTGGCGGCGGTGGCGTCGAATCCGGTGGACGTGATCAAGACTAGGGTGATGAACATGAAGGTCGAGCCGGGGATGGCCCCACCTTACAGTGGAGCCGTGGATTGTGCTATGAAAACTATCAAGGCTGAGGGCCCACTGGCCCTTTACAAGGGGTTTATTCCCACAATCTCAAGGCAGGGACCATTCACAGTGGTGCTCTTTGTCACACTGGAACAAGTCCGGAAATTGTTCaaggaattttga
- the LOC113698054 gene encoding uncharacterized protein gives MQAAASMRILSIPFKNLNKALLLHHNLQNHRHRFLPSFSVIQTKPCIYLTPMATISSNSITASDSNPNNNKKGGAFTTIKERVTFQTEIKKSKFIAIAGTISNERSAQAFLTEVRDPKATHNCWAYKVGDQFRSNDDGEPSGTAGKPILSAIESSGIDRVMVVVIRYFGGIKLGTGGLVRAYGGVAADCLRNAPTCLVKSKVPMGLEIPYDLLGVLYHQLQSFRAEDIKQDYDTGKDGVTMVTFKVDFDQMESLEEAIKVSCGRDIVFFKR, from the exons ATGCAGGCGGCTGCTTCTATGCGGATTCTCTCAATCCCTTTCAAGAATCTGAACAAAGCCCTTCTTCTCCATCACAATCTTCAGAATCACCGTCACCGTTTTCTTCCCTCGTTCTCCGTAATTCAGACAAAACCCTGTATTTATCTAACGCCAATGGCCACCATTAGCAGCAATAGCATCACTGCGTCTGATTCTAATcccaataataataaaaaaggtGGTGCCTTTACCACAATTAAAGAAAGGGTCACATTTCAGACAGAGATAAAGAAGAGTAAATTTATCGCCATTGCTGGCACCATCTCTAATGAACGCTCTGCTCAGGCCTTCCTCACTGAG GTTCGTGACCCCAAGGCTACTCATAATTGTTGGGCATATAAG GTTGGGGATCAGTTTCGGAGTAATGATGACGGTGAACCATCTGGTACAGCAGGCAAGCCAATACTTTCTGCAATTGAATCTTCTGGGATTGATAGAGTTATGGTAGTCGTGATCAG GTACTTCGGAGGTATTAAACTTGGCACCGGAGGTTTAGTCAGGGCTTATGGAGGGGTTGCTGCTGATTGTTTGAGAAATGCCCCCACTTGTCTTGTCAAGTCCAAA GTTCCAATGGGCTTGGAGATTCCATATGACCTTTTGGGGGTTCTCTACCATCAG CTACAATCATTTCGGGCTGAAGACATTAAGCAAGATTATGACACTGGAAAAGATGGTGTTACCATGGTAACCTTCAAAGTTGATTTTGATCAGATGGAGAGTTTGGAGGAAGCTATCAAAGTTAGCTGCGGCAGAGATATTGTTTTTTTCAAGCGCTAA